aggttatgttattatattattgttaactTATAGACTCAggaatacatccattccagacatGGAAGActctctgatttgaatttacacAGTTTTTTaaccaaccaaacatgttaggAGTACACACATCTGTCCCTTTCTCTGTGTCATACTTAGTTTTGCTTGATGCCGTCTTTTAAGTAATGCCACGAGTGGGGCTTGAGAAAGTGAAGTTGCCTGCGTCTGCGCAGTGCGACCTGATGCAGCCCCTGAAGTGGggacacaggaaacagaaatactgcgAAATGATAATAAGGTGACTAAATGAGACGAAATGTCATAACATTTCGTCTTGTTTTggtcaatgaaaatgaagagacattttagcattgtttttatttctaaaccacatttagtctaaTTTTTATTCACCAAAAATATTGCACTATGCATTTAATtagtcatcgtcacatgaccagcatttacgttGCGTCTCGTTTTCACCATGTGATAAAGGTTTGTTGACGGCGATATTTAATCGTAATTTCCATTGAAGAAAGCAACACTAATTAGAAGTCTCTCTCAATATCACTTACTGAAGTGAAGAATTCTTTCAGCTAGGACTTTTCAGCTAGGAAATTAGATTTTTATAACTGGAGTTGTGCATGTTTGCATGCAAGTAAAATGACTGAGTGGGAGACAGGAAGACTTGGACATTTAAAAAACGATTTCTAAGAAATCTCACTAGTGCTATAAAGTGAAGATGCAGGTTTATGGTATAATTCATAGTTGCTCTCCATAGCACCTTAATTACAAGCAAGAATCAAGACAACACCTTTCATGGGGGCAATTTACAACGCTTTAGATGATGGATGTTTGGCGGTAACATGCTTATTCAAGTTTGCCACTCCTAACGTCTATACACAGAAGTCTAAGAGAATGACCCAGGAAAGCCAtgataatttgataaaaatgaaaattttagatAAATATTAAGATAAATGAAGATAAATAGGTAGGTCATATGTTACACACACAACTGCGAGCTGTCGTTTTGAAAGAAAGAATCAAATTAGAGGCAAATGTAAACGAACTGAAACTTTAATTTGCATCTCAAACATCTGAAGCACACTATTGGAGCCCCACTCACGAAGTTTGCATTTAAATGGAATAAAATCTCAGCCATCACTCCCTTATCTTTACCCTGCATCTTCAAAGgacaaagtttctttcattttgtgTGTTCTAGATTATAAATGAAAGAAGTGAGAGGTAAACTAAGTGAGGATCAGTTTAACATGTTTCACAGGTTAGACATGAAAATACGTGGTTTCAAAACTTGCCAAGGTAACTTGAGGTCATTTTATGCCCAGTGAACCATACTATCAGGCTGTAAGTTCTCAATAGTAGAACTGTAAAACTTTAGCTTCACACAATTAACGCTACTTTCTTTCTGTGCCAGTTTGATACATTATTCAAGCACAAATTAGACAAACAAGCCTTGTATTCTTCATCCAGATGGTTTTAAAAttcagaattttcagcattatgaaTTGGATTAAGCTTCTCCACAGCACGAGTACAGTGCTACCATTCATGGTTCTTtcagaataaaatacaatacCAACTAGATTAAATGCACACGCAGAGTAAAACTTGAATAAAATTATATctttgcaaagttttaaaactttaaattattgaaataggGCAAAatcgtaaaaaaacaaacaaaaaaaaacttattttacagAAGTAGAAAGAGCAAAAATTTAATTTAGGTTGCTATTTTACTCTTTGGTCTTATCATGAAATGGACTTATTGGACACTTTCTATGTCATACTCGCATACATACACCTCAAAACCATCTCGTTGAAATGAAAGCAGTCACTGAGGATAGCAGTGCTGTCACAGCTGGGCTAAATCCCAAGGCTGCAAGGACTATAAAGGGTCTACTGTTTGTCTTTGACACAACGAGGGCTGACTGATGGCACAGCTGTGGATTTCTGTATGCAAAAAGTTCAAGATCAGGGCCATTAGCACTGGAATAGTTTCACCGACAGAGTCATAGCCAGGACTGTTGGCACTGGTATAATTTTCATTACAAAGGGAAGAGCTGTCTGATTTAGTTTTAAACATGCCCAGGAGTATCAtgataatcataacaacaacaacaacaacaacaacaacaacaaaactttaaaAGTGCCACATTCAATAAGCACATTAAACCTATGTATTATCTTTTTACTCTTTAAAACAACTTGAGGCAatgtaaaaataacaatacagcaCTCACCTTGCACTATTCTTATACCGTTCGCAGAGTTTTGTCTCAGGTTTGGAATAGTCAGCTGACTTCTTTTCTTGAACTGGAAGTTTCTGGGAggaatataatacataaaaaaacttaACTTCCTCGTTCAGGTATTAATATATCTCAACTACTGTTAACTTTGTCTATTTTCAGACTACTGATTTTTGTAATTACGGTCTTATACGGCTGGCATGATTGTGTGATCTTACTCGGAACTTTCCTGGTCTGAGGGTGTGACTTTTTGTAATTAGTTTAATGTTTGACTAAGTTCTGGCTTTTATATTGCTATCATTGCTATTCACTGGGGACATACAGTATATGAGACTCAAGTCACTTTTGATTTATGatggtttcaaaataaaaacagtagatGTGTTGAAAAGAGTTTACACCATTTAGAACAATAACAATGGAATTAAATCACTGAAAACTGAGTAActtttttaatatgaaataacctattattctaaaaaaataaaaactacctTTATAATCTTTTtgcattctattttcttttcattttttatacaattataaaaaagaactctaacactagcttgctcaatttttttctattctatccgttttctttttatttattatattatttaaaagcccttgctacgtgtactgcatttaATCTAACTGAGACTTCTTATAGCACTTAtacatcattgctcttttgttgtttttttatagcttccagtgtcctcatttgtaagtcgctttggataaaagcgtctgctaagtgactaaatgtaaatgtaaatgtaaataaccaaCCTGCCCATAGAAGTCAGCAGAAGGGGAGGATCTAGATCTTTCATGCACACTGGTGGGGTTACTCTGTCTCACATTCCCTGTATCAAGGATGTTATCAGCGGAGTGATATCGTCCAGATACTCTTGGTTCGGCTGCTTTCCTTTGGATGTTCCATTTGGCTTCATACTCCGCAAAGGTGCCAAGTCGCTGTTGTTCTAGTATGGCTTGTCGGTTCACAGAGTGAGGGCCAGCTTGACCTTCATTAAGGTGGTGCTCTGTAGGGGTTGAGCTTTCACTGTTACTCTGCCCTGCTGTGTCACTCTTTGCAGAATAATGCATGCCTCCAGATTTGGAGTGTTTGGTGTCTTCAGATATATGCAGGTTTTGCTTTGGTTTAGGCTTAGGGAAAGCTGGTTTCCTCTCCAATAATCTGTACCGATTTTCTAAGGGTACAGCATTTTCAGGCACACTGCACATAGCTCCTACTTCATGAATTTTATCTGGCTCAGAAAAAGACCTAACTTTCCTTTCTGCAGAAAACCGTTTGCGGTTACCAATGCGAAGCACCTGATTACTCCCTGGGACCTCTGAGACACCAGGAAGTGGAAGTGTGTCTTTCCAAGTGGGACCCTCAGTACCTGGATGCTCAAACAAGACTGGCTCAAGGTCTTTTCTCCTAAACGATGTagcctggaggactctggcctggGCTTCTTTCAAATGGTCTTTATAAGAACTGGAAAAGCAGCCATccgaagaggaagaagaagttCCAGTGGTCTTCCAGACAGCAGGATCTTCTACAGCTTCAACCGGACTTTCTAAAGTTGCTGAGCTTTGACGCTTTTGAAGTTGGTCCCTCCTCATCTGGATCTCGTTGTGCAAGGTGGTGGCAAATTGGTCACTTCGTCTTGACGTCTTGCCACTCTGACTGTCAAGGGCTACCTGTTGTGCACTTCCACTGTTGACCTCATCTTGAGAGTCCTCCACGTCATTGTGCTCTTGGGCCAGAGAATACAGCATAGGTGTTTTCTGGGGACATATCTTTGACTCGCTTTTAGATGGAAAAGGTTGCTGGGAGTACTCTTTAAGATTGAGATGAACTGCACTTCTCCTGTGCTCGGGTTGCTTACTAGGGGGATAACTACCAGAATGCTCATTTGAGCTAGACACATGGTGTTGCCTTTGGGTCCCCCTCAGTTCAGAAGGTTTTGCTGAATCAGGTATATTGAAGGGATTATTTGGAACAGAGAAATCGCGATGACAGATGTAAATTTGTTTGAAGGGTGCATTATTGTCTTTATGATCGGTCTCATGGTGCTGTGACTGAGGTGGAAAATAGCTGTCTTTTGCTCCTCCTTGTGAACCTATAGACATCCTGTCCCGTCCACTGTGTGACATTTCTGAGACTGAAGAAGCTTTAGAGTCATCACTTCTCACTAAAGAAGCCTGAGACATTCCCTGAGCGATACGATGAGAGGTAACTCCAACATGACTGGATGATGCAGTTGGCCTTCTAGTTTGATTCTGGCTATTGAGTTGCATGTGGTTGTTTGTGGACAGCTCTTGCATACTGCTAAAGTAGCCACTGAATGGAGGTTTCAGTGCTGGTATTGTCCTAGTTTGAGCGTGGAAAGTGCCCTCATCGCTGTATTGTCGTGGATGGTATGGAACATAGGCATATGATTGATTTCTATCTCTAACATCTATCGTTGATAGGGAATATGTCTTGTCTGATGACATATGGTGTGGACACTGATGATAGGCATCAGATGAAATGTAGGGATTTTTTGAGGAATAATTTTTGGATGGCAGGTTATAATCGTTTCGACCCTCAAGACCTGTCTCGTTGACTTGGTGCAACCTTTGCATGCTTTCATGAGTTTCTCCTGCCTTTTGCAAGGCTTTTACCTGAGGCTTTAACTGGGCATGAACACCAAGGCCCTCAGAGGAGCTTGTGATCAAACCCTTCTCATGTACCTTGGTAGCTGCAAAACTATCACTGCGTGTCGGTGGAGTGGGAGGTGGGGTGGAGCATACTGTGTTTTTCTTCATATCTGGGACATGCCAGACAGGTCCAATACCAACTCTTCCAGAGCTTGAATGCCGAGTGCCTGGCTGTTCTTCAGCTTTTGGGACCTCATGGCTAACTGAACTTGTGATATGCTGCAAGTATCCAAGCCTCTCATCTTGTCGTACCCCATCGCTTAGGTTTTGGCTTTGGTTATGTCTGCCATTGCTGTGCCTGCCACTTGAGTCCCACTGATTAATTTTGTACAGCATGTTCTCAGTGGAAGCAGCGTTAATTTTGGACAGTGTGTAATCTGGGGTTCCTGAGCTTGTAGAAAAGGAGCTGTATGCAGAGTCTCGTTTACCACCCAAATGTTCAGTGCTGTTATTATTGGACTTGCTCGGGGAAAGACAGCCAGGTGGACAGGGATGAGAGCTATGCTCTAGGCTGTCCATACTACCCAAAGAGCTGAACTGATCAGATACTCTCCGTAAATTTGTTTGCTCCCAACCAGCTGGGACTTCAGAGGAGAATGAactaagaaaaacaaacacatttaaaaaaaagtgtttagacTGTATGAACAAATGCAACTGCAGTAAGCCATATGAAAAGTTTCTGCCATTCAATATACATTCGAAAAGGATAAATAGAGTCATTCATTCCTAAATCTTTACTGAAAGAAGCAATACAGATAGAAACAAATTATTTTCTGTCTCTCAAATTACCTTGCATCATTTCTTGTTTGCCAGACTGGTGAGGGTGTGGACTGTTTTTTGGCTTCTGAGTGGCTCTCGTTGAACTTGGTGGCATGCCAGGAGTGAGGTCTGCTCATGGGTTCATTTCTCCTGTGGGCAGCAGACGGgaaagagagaaggaaagagaaagAGGTAGAGCAAAGGAGGAAAGATTAGAAAACAAggcaataaaatgttgttttgtgaACAGCTGCAAAACAAAAGGCAAACACAGATCACCAAGCAGCACTACTACAATTCTGAAGGACAGGAGAGTGTCAAAACTTGGTAGATAATTATGGAAGTAGTGTAATGATCATGGCAAGAAATAGAGAAGCAGCCTGTGAGCATGACAATGTTGCACTCATTCACTATAAACACAAAGTTTTTCAACCGTCAACCACGAACGAAGGCAAAGCCTAACAAAAACCTACAAACACCAAGTTAATTATCTGTAAACCACAAGAACACGCATGCAACACTCATATAATAGCAACATACCCTTTAAACCGGTTCTTTCTGGGATGCATGAagtgaaataaatgtaatatataattgttACTGAAATTGCCGCAACAATTGAACAGGGCCTCTTAAAAGAAGTCACATACATTGTCCATAAGACTAATGCAAATGAACCCTATACTTAAATAatgaactgtctcaggttacgtatgtaaccatagttccctgagtagggaacgagacactgcgtcctctaggggctttggggaacacctcgtcgtgacccgtgtctgaagcatacattgaaaaaacaccaacttgttggctggcgactgcctccgacgtcactaccggcgcgactataaataagcaccgggagagcacatcactatcttcttcgtctgaagcttgcgtccgaagcatggcagggagctagaggacgcagtgtctcgttacctactcagggaactatggttacatacgtaccctgagacagttccctttcgagggaacttcgaactgcgtcctctaggggccgctttggggaacagtaaacccatgccgccatgctgaggggagtgcaggccagaatcatggcgagcactaagtaccaactctaccatttccatgggagttgcccctgggaagtttagacggctgtctgtgacagtaccccttacggccaaaaggcctaagctacatacctaacttaattgttagggcctcggcccagggtagagctgaaggcttggaatcaggaaagattcctttaaagggatacggctaagaacctagcatttctaccaagtcttgcctgtcacacaggggctaccgctagcttatgCATAAGCTTGTTGAAAGAGGATCTGAGGATCAaaatacctatctaaacagggtgttgctactagagaactgtcgagacagttctctagtagcaacaccctgtttagataggtatccgaggatacataggtggagtggcgcccaagatgaacggggcttttaccaactcgaGAAAGGaagcacgaagcaaccgcgcgaaaccctcaccatataggattttagaaagaacgcagaatactagcgtgcgaacttacctcagtgtggatttcagaaagtgtgcaaagacttcacgtgcacacttgcCATACtttgagggaagtcgtggcctaatggttagagagtcggactcgcaatcgaagggttgtgagttcgagtcccgggccggcaggaattgtaggtgagtgcatgtacagttctctctccaccttcaataacacgatttaggtgcccttgagcaaggcactgaacacccaactgctccccaggcgccgcagcataaatggctgcccactgctccgggtgtgtgttcacagtgtgtgtgtgtgtgcacttccgatgggttaaatgcagagcacgaattctgagtatgagtcaccatacttggctgaatgtcacgtcactttcactttcaccatagcatggattttcaaatacaaggaggggctctcgtggcactctgatagagcagctcatagatggaatgttgcatctcaaaacagtatgatatcgagtcatcaactcgatctatggaaacaatactggagctctctggggaaaaaacagagagctcagtctcatatgagaggagaactccgagctcagagtagcgcgctcataggcgacccttttttttttggaaaaaggggagcgctgctaaattaccacgagaatcacccaaatagcccctcatgttgagggaagcgatgcttgaggtgtataaataaatacacactggctgaatggagcccaaggaaccaaggtctaatcatctcaagcaagggaacgaagtggagcgcgtaacccttatcgtaaaagatttcagaaagtttgcagtcttgcgtgcaaacttaccacttctggatttttagaaagtgcacaaagtgttcacgtgcacactgaccaccatgtggttttgagaaagtacacaaagcttagcgtgtgtacttaaaggttcctaagcatcgcagaggtgctgaatctcacgggagaggcaagctcaattttacaaacctcgggcgaggggagcatcacctgaggcagcatatacaagaagacttctgtaactgccacctccacttcctgctagatgcgacagcacccctaagcggccaggagacccctcggggtgacctggctggacatccatgaaattccctgcagtgctgtgccaggcctgatgatcaaggaggcttcctcagaaacctgtgatctcagccacctaataccggaacatgaagccggatggctggtgctggcgagtgtttagtaaacactgtgactgagcactgcaaaggaaactcacagagtttattagtagaaacgtaaccaccagcaattaaatacacataagtatatacagagagggttacatttactcacccaccctcctgcgctggagccccgctcaaggggcgcctccttttagtctggaccatcagtcaggtggttgctataaacatagaaccataaaaacattataggtccagcataggagatcaggtggagagctggtggttacagggaaattaggaaggggaggataaaagcagaagttaaccttCTGAAGTCtattaacgcatatacgcattatgaggctattttctcctgacaacctcttagactccagagggttaaaaatccccaaagggaacgagtacatacctcggtatcactccgattcggacgagaacgctgcctcgtctagatcataccccttaggttctgcttacctcctcgtgacccacgattcctctaacccctgcccgcatgTGGGGGAGGAgtgcgagttgcgacactagccttgtgtgcccgtctttgatcctcagatcgagacaggccaggacccctatgttgttcaggctcagacctggaccttcatggaacgaaggatctgaaagcagcagagtgcacctttgtctccctgaacttctcaaatcgccgtctcaacggaaatacagaaaagctcagaaggcgaaacctgaacatcgagaagaaagcattttcttttctaccgatgtctgccaggttcatccacagatgtctctccactgccaccatggctgccatagtcctgcccatggcggaggcggcctgcttggtagcacagagagagatccatggtgcggcgcagctcagctaccagatcagaaaaaggcccctgcctctatccaggtctcttagcagatcagt
This is a stretch of genomic DNA from Carassius carassius chromosome 10, fCarCar2.1, whole genome shotgun sequence. It encodes these proteins:
- the LOC132151856 gene encoding protein Shroom2-like isoform X2; this translates as MDTINQYPVDSGFPEGDHRIFYRSDRSGSFDEHHDNGEGWKVMDVTLTGGAPWGFTLRGGLEHGEPLLITKVEGGSKAATARLQAGDELVNVNNISLNSYRQEAICLIKSSHKTLSLIVKRKMKMVDIVAQKMPSESDVHMARSFLTKILRSSMRRNEPMSRPHSWHATKFNESHSEAKKQSTPSPVWQTRNDASSFSSEVPAGWEQTNLRRVSDQFSSLGSMDSLEHSSHPCPPGCLSPSKSNNNSTEHLGGKRDSAYSSFSTSSGTPDYTLSKINAASTENMLYKINQWDSSGRHSNGRHNQSQNLSDGVRQDERLGYLQHITSSVSHEVPKAEEQPGTRHSSSGRVGIGPVWHVPDMKKNTVCSTPPPTPPTRSDSFAATKVHEKGLITSSSEGLGVHAQLKPQVKALQKAGETHESMQRLHQVNETGLEGRNDYNLPSKNYSSKNPYISSDAYHQCPHHMSSDKTYSLSTIDVRDRNQSYAYVPYHPRQYSDEGTFHAQTRTIPALKPPFSGYFSSMQELSTNNHMQLNSQNQTRRPTASSSHVGVTSHRIAQGMSQASLVRSDDSKASSVSEMSHSGRDRMSIGSQGGAKDSYFPPQSQHHETDHKDNNAPFKQIYICHRDFSVPNNPFNIPDSAKPSELRGTQRQHHVSSSNEHSGSYPPSKQPEHRRSAVHLNLKEYSQQPFPSKSESKICPQKTPMLYSLAQEHNDVEDSQDEVNSGSAQQVALDSQSGKTSRRSDQFATTLHNEIQMRRDQLQKRQSSATLESPVEAVEDPAVWKTTGTSSSSSDGCFSSSYKDHLKEAQARVLQATSFRRKDLEPVLFEHPGTEGPTWKDTLPLPGVSEVPGSNQVLRIGNRKRFSAERKVRSFSEPDKIHEVGAMCSVPENAVPLENRYRLLERKPAFPKPKPKQNLHISEDTKHSKSGGMHYSAKSDTAGQSNSESSTPTEHHLNEGQAGPHSVNRQAILEQQRLGTFAEYEAKWNIQRKAAEPRVSGRYHSADNILDTGNVRQSNPTSVHERSRSSPSADFYGQKLPVQEKKSADYSKPETKLCERYKNSASHWFYTSIRLHEKGYSELVCKEKPEEPPLALTEDLEKNTSDPPSCHHKTALHFSDHSTRSEPASSRNKNSVLLPHLEKYKCPGGTPPPLSKFQEVQPGSQGGVLASLSPINNQSSAPLSASVPWKGSEHSKGPTREEELQEELVPPPFPPPPPPAVLPTQQTAGPTQPTMEGQRSPSPQFAPQRLTDKPPVSVSIQDEAPGRMDRVKDENMSVKKVPIKIVHFESDTEKESRQYLDLSIKTPVSSQGPGGTPLQSLGNPDQSYSLFCTYTRQKDQGPGLREADMGPLKDQGPQTNMNPESYSLHGLQTIPLSDQSSNGVSSHPSQSDDDKKTKELARDIMDKDKSLVDILDQSKMKTTMDLMEGIFPQGEQLLEEAQQRRKAAPKPLSPRNSVEKKEEESLMAATTLVTNSTYYSTSAPKAELLIKMKDMQEQSVEHDSEEELEEDNESDLASRKQELIDSLSKKLQVLKEAQESLQEDVQDNNALGEEVEAIVQGVCKPNELEKFCMFVGDLDKVVNLLLSLSGRLARVENALNSLEEDASLEERRTLTEKRKLLIRQHEDAKELKENLDRRERLVYDILASYLSEENMADYEHFVKMKSALIIEQRKLEDKIKLGEEQLKCLMDSLPMDQRISN
- the LOC132151856 gene encoding protein Shroom2-like isoform X4, which translates into the protein MDTINQYPVDSGFPEGDHRIFYRSDRSGSFDEHHDNGEGWKVMDVTLTGGAPWGFTLRGGLEHGEPLLITKVEGGSKAATARLQAGDELVNVNNISLNSYRQEAICLIKSSHKTLSLIVKRRNEPMSRPHSWHATKFNESHSEAKKQSTPSPVWQTRNDASSFSSEVPAGWEQTNLRRVSDQFSSLGSMDSLEHSSHPCPPGCLSPSKSNNNSTEHLGGKRDSAYSSFSTSSGTPDYTLSKINAASTENMLYKINQWDSSGRHSNGRHNQSQNLSDGVRQDERLGYLQHITSSVSHEVPKAEEQPGTRHSSSGRVGIGPVWHVPDMKKNTVCSTPPPTPPTRSDSFAATKVHEKGLITSSSEGLGVHAQLKPQVKALQKAGETHESMQRLHQVNETGLEGRNDYNLPSKNYSSKNPYISSDAYHQCPHHMSSDKTYSLSTIDVRDRNQSYAYVPYHPRQYSDEGTFHAQTRTIPALKPPFSGYFSSMQELSTNNHMQLNSQNQTRRPTASSSHVGVTSHRIAQGMSQASLVRSDDSKASSVSEMSHSGRDRMSIGSQGGAKDSYFPPQSQHHETDHKDNNAPFKQIYICHRDFSVPNNPFNIPDSAKPSELRGTQRQHHVSSSNEHSGSYPPSKQPEHRRSAVHLNLKEYSQQPFPSKSESKICPQKTPMLYSLAQEHNDVEDSQDEVNSGSAQQVALDSQSGKTSRRSDQFATTLHNEIQMRRDQLQKRQSSATLESPVEAVEDPAVWKTTGTSSSSSDGCFSSSYKDHLKEAQARVLQATSFRRKDLEPVLFEHPGTEGPTWKDTLPLPGVSEVPGSNQVLRIGNRKRFSAERKVRSFSEPDKIHEVGAMCSVPENAVPLENRYRLLERKPAFPKPKPKQNLHISEDTKHSKSGGMHYSAKSDTAGQSNSESSTPTEHHLNEGQAGPHSVNRQAILEQQRLGTFAEYEAKWNIQRKAAEPRVSGRYHSADNILDTGNVRQSNPTSVHERSRSSPSADFYGQKLPVQEKKSADYSKPETKLCERYKNSASHWFYTSIRLHEKGYSELVCKEKPEEPPLALTEDLEKNTSDPPSCHHKTALHFSDHSTRSEPASSRNKNSVLLPHLEKYKCPGGTPPPLSKFQEVQPGSQGGVLASLSPINNQSSAPLSASVPWKGSEHSKGPTREEELQEELVPPPFPPPPPPAVLPTQQTAGPTQPTMEGQRSPSPQFAPQRLTDKPPVSVSIQDEAPGRMDRVKDENMSVKKVPIKIVHFESDTEKESRQYLDLSIKTPVSSQGPGGTPLQSLGNPDQSYSLFCTYTRQKDQGPGLREADMGPLKDQGPQTNMNPESYSLHGLQTIPLSDQSSNGVSSHPSQSDDDKKTKELARDIMDKDKSLVDILDQSKMKTTMDLMEGIFPQGEQLLEEAQQRRKAAPKPLSPRNSVEKKEEESLMAATTLVTNSTYYSTSAPKAELLIKMKDMQEQSVEHDSEEELEEDNESDLASRKQELIDSLSKKLQVLKEAQESLQEDVQDNNALGEEVEAIVQGVCKPNELEKFCMFVGDLDKVVNLLLSLSGRLARVENALNSLEEDASLEERRTLTEKRKLLIRQHEDAKELKENLDRRERLVYDILASYLSEENMADYEHFVKMKSALIIEQRKLEDKIKLGEEQLKCLMDSLPMDQRISN
- the LOC132151856 gene encoding protein Shroom2-like isoform X3; the protein is MDTINQYPVDSGFPEGDHRIFYRSDRSGSFDEHHDNGEGWKVMDVTLTGGAPWGFTLRGGLEHGEPLLITKVEGGSKAATARLQAGDELVNVNNISLNSYRQEAICLIKSSHKTLSLIVKRKMKMVDIVAQKMPSESDVHMARSFLTKILRSSMRKNRFKGRNEPMSRPHSWHATKFNESHSEAKKQSTPSPVWQTRNDASSFSSEVPAGWEQTNLRRVSDQFSSLGSMDSLEHSSHPCPPGCLSPSKSNNNSTEHLGGKRDSAYSSFSTSSGTPDYTLSKINAASTENMLYKINQWDSSGRHSNGRHNQSQNLSDGVRQDERLGYLQHITSSVSHEVPKAEEQPGTRHSSSGRVGIGPVWHVPDMKKNTVCSTPPPTPPTRSDSFAATKVHEKGLITSSSEGLGVHAQLKPQVKALQKAGETHESMQRLHQVNETGLEGRNDYNLPSKNYSSKNPYISSDAYHQCPHHMSSDKTYSLSTIDVRDRNQSYAYVPYHPRQYSDEGTFHAQTRTIPALKPPFSGYFSSMQELSTNNHMQLNSQNQTRRPTASSSHVGVTSHRIAQGMSQASLVRSDDSKASSVSEMSHSGRDRMSIGSQGGAKDSYFPPQSQHHETDHKDNNAPFKQIYICHRDFSVPNNPFNIPDSAKPSELRGTQRQHHVSSSNEHSGSYPPSKQPEHRRSAVHLNLKEYSQQPFPSKSESKICPQKTPMLYSLAQEHNDVEDSQDEVNSGSAQQVALDSQSGKTSRRSDQFATTLHNEIQMRRDQLQKRQSSATLESPVEAVEDPAVWKTTGTSSSSSDGCFSSSYKDHLKEAQARVLQATSFRRKDLEPVLFEHPGTEGPTWKDTLPLPGVSEVPGSNQVLRIGNRKRFSAERKVRSFSEPDKIHEVGAMCSVPENAVPLENRYRLLERKPAFPKPKPKQNLHISEDTKHSKSGGMHYSAKSDTAGQSNSESSTPTEHHLNEGQAGPHSVNRQAILEQQRLGTFAEYEAKWNIQRKAAEPRVSGRYHSADNILDTGNVRQSNPTSVHERSRSSPSADFYGQKLPVQEKKSADYSKPETKLCERYKNSARLHEKGYSELVCKEKPEEPPLALTEDLEKNTSDPPSCHHKTALHFSDHSTRSEPASSRNKNSVLLPHLEKYKCPGGTPPPLSKFQEVQPGSQGGVLASLSPINNQSSAPLSASVPWKGSEHSKGPTREEELQEELVPPPFPPPPPPAVLPTQQTAGPTQPTMEGQRSPSPQFAPQRLTDKPPVSVSIQDEAPGRMDRVKDENMSVKKVPIKIVHFESDTEKESRQYLDLSIKTPVSSQGPGGTPLQSLGNPDQSYSLFCTYTRQKDQGPGLREADMGPLKDQGPQTNMNPESYSLHGLQTIPLSDQSSNGVSSHPSQSDDDKKTKELARDIMDKDKSLVDILDQSKMKTTMDLMEGIFPQGEQLLEEAQQRRKAAPKPLSPRNSVEKKEEESLMAATTLVTNSTYYSTSAPKAELLIKMKDMQEQSVEHDSEEELEEDNESDLASRKQELIDSLSKKLQVLKEAQESLQEDVQDNNALGEEVEAIVQGVCKPNELEKFCMFVGDLDKVVNLLLSLSGRLARVENALNSLEEDASLEERRTLTEKRKLLIRQHEDAKELKENLDRRERLVYDILASYLSEENMADYEHFVKMKSALIIEQRKLEDKIKLGEEQLKCLMDSLPMDQRISN